One segment of Panicum virgatum strain AP13 chromosome 3K, P.virgatum_v5, whole genome shotgun sequence DNA contains the following:
- the LOC120698863 gene encoding hydroxyproline O-arabinosyltransferase PLENTY-like gives MSGRKNAGRTSPWLLILISAGCFFATYNFLTMHGRGRDGPRKLLDGGGSYGSRSGSDPAKRFHVALTATDALYSQWQSRIMHYWYKEMRDRPGSDMGGFTRILHSGKPDGLMDEIPTMVVDPLPEGKDKGYIVLNRPWAFVQWLQRAKIDEDYILMAEPDHVFVKPLPNLAHGDEPAAFPFFYINPTVNEKILRKFFPEEKGPVSKIDPIGNSPVIIKKAQLEKIAPTWMNVSLKMKEDQDTDKAFGWVLEMYAYAVASALHGVHHSLRKDFMIQPPWDLKTDNTFIIHYTYGCDYTNEGQLTYGKIGEWRFDKRSYLESPPPRNLSLPPPGVPESVVTLVKMVNEATANIPGWEDER, from the exons ATGAGCGGGAGGAAGAATGCCGGCAGGACCTCCCCCTGGCTGCTCATCCTCATCTCCGCTGGGTGCTTCTTCGCGACCTACAACTTCCTGACGATGCACGGCCGGGGCCGGGACGGGCCGCGCAAGCTCCTCGACGGCGGGGGCTCCTACGGGTCGCGCTCCGGCTCCGACCCGGCGAAGCGGTTCCACGTCGCGCTGACGGCGACGGACGCGCTCTACAGCCAGTGGCAGTCCCGGATCATGCACTACTGGTACAAGGAGATGAGGGACCGCCCCGGCTCCGACATGGGCGGCTTCACGCGGATCCTTCACTCGGGGAAGCCTGATGGGTTGATGGATGAGATACCCACCATGGTGGTGGACCCTCTTCCTGAAGGCAAGGATAAG GGATACATTGTCTTGAATAGGCCGTGGGCATTTGTCCAGTGGCTGCAGAGAGCAAAAATTGACGAAGA CTACATACTAATGGCGGAGCCAGATCATGTCTTTGTGAAGCCTTTGCCAAACTTAGCTCATGGTGATGAACCAGCAGCATTTCCATTTTTCTACATCAATCCAACTGTGAATGAGAAGATATTGCGGAAGTTTTTTCCAGAGGAAAAAGGACCTGTCTCAAAAATTGATCCTATCGGCAACTCTCCAGTTATAATCAAGAAG gcccaactTGAGAAGATTGCTCCAACCTGGATGAATGTTTCATTAAAAATGAAAGAGGATCAGGATACAGACAAAGCTTTTGGATGGGTCTTGGAAAT GTATGCATATGCTGTTGCTAGTGCACTGCATGGTGTGCACCATAGTCTCCGTAAAGATTTCATGATTCAG CCTCCTTGGGACCTAAAAACAGACAACACATTCATTATCCATTATACGTATGGATGTGATTATACAAATGAG GGTCAGCTAACTTATGGGAAAATTGGTGAATGGCGTTTTGACAAAAGATCTTATCTTGAATCACCACCACCAAGAAATCTTTCACTACCCCCTCCTGGAGTTCCTGAAAGTGTG GTCACTCTTGTGAAGATGGTGAATGAGGCCACTGCAAACATTCCAGGGTGGGAGGATGAGAGATAA
- the LOC120701390 gene encoding uncharacterized protein LOC120701390 → MGNGLSPCLCPGAAHGAVARLVFWGGSARTAGERRRPVTAGDVAAELPGQHLVCAADSFFIGLPVPALPPGERLVAGRTYFVLPAARFSCRQALTAATLAKLSPSPAAKVPIAGGAASPFEYVTGADGAPLIRILPEFIEKVITSRGGGGGGKCGAAEQLCSTPELRKHYMQLVGARAERPWSPGLETISEAEKRRRRPSPVRLIELASKASSR, encoded by the coding sequence ATGGGCAACGGACTCTCCCCGTGCCTGTGCCCCGGTGCCGCgcacggcgcggtggcgcggctgGTGTTCTGGGGCGGGTCGGCGAggacggccggcgagcggcggcggcccgtcaCCGCCGGGGACGTCGCGGCGGAGCTCCCCGGCCAGCACCTCGTCTGCGCCGCGGACTCCTTCTTCATCGGCCTCCCGGTCCCGGCGCTGCCGCCGGGGGAGCGGCTCGTGGCCGGGCGGACCTACTTCGTGCTCCCCGCGGCGCGCTTCTCCTGCCGCCAGGCGCTCACCGCCGCGACGCTCGCCAAGCTCTCGCCGTCCCCAGCCGCGAAGGTGCCcatcgccggcggcgctgcctcCCCGTTCGAGTACGTCACGGGCGCCGACGGCGCGCCGCTCATCAGGATCCTGCCCGAGTTCATCGAGAAGGTGATCAcgtcgcgcggcggcggcggtggcggcaagtGCGGCGCCGCGGAGCAGCTGTGCAGCACGCCGGAGCTGAGGAAGCACTACATGCAGCTCgtgggggcgcgggcggagcggccgtggTCGCCGGGGCTCGAGACCATTTCGGAGGccgagaagaggaggaggaggccgtcgcCGGTGAGGCTGATCGAGCTGGCCAGCAAGGCTTCTTCAAGATAG